The Zestosphaera sp. genome includes a window with the following:
- a CDS encoding XTP/dITP diphosphatase, which yields MSRREGCGEVFKLYLISRNAGKVREFQRLGVEECVDVSPAELSKIEIQSDELSAIALYSAVQASLQLSDPFFVEDSGLYIPSLGGFPGPYSSYVYRTLGVRGILKLMEGLTERQARFESVIVLYYPEHGFRLFRGVVEGTISREVRGLGGFGFDPIFIPDGHSKTFAEMPTEAKNSLSHRGKAFRAMVEWLRTTYKSQI from the coding sequence ATGTCGAGGAGAGAAGGGTGCGGAGAGGTCTTTAAACTGTATTTAATCTCAAGGAACGCAGGCAAGGTCAGGGAGTTTCAGAGGCTTGGTGTTGAGGAGTGCGTGGATGTAAGCCCGGCCGAGCTAAGCAAGATTGAAATACAGTCCGACGAGCTATCGGCTATAGCGCTCTACAGCGCTGTGCAGGCCTCACTGCAACTGAGTGATCCGTTCTTCGTAGAGGACTCGGGGCTTTACATACCCTCCCTAGGCGGTTTCCCAGGCCCCTACAGCAGTTATGTCTACAGGACATTGGGCGTTAGAGGGATTCTGAAGCTCATGGAGGGACTTACGGAGAGGCAAGCACGATTCGAGTCAGTGATAGTGCTCTACTATCCTGAACATGGCTTCAGACTTTTCAGGGGGGTCGTGGAGGGTACGATATCTAGGGAGGTCAGGGGGCTCGGCGGTTTCGGCTTCGACCCCATATTCATACCGGATGGGCACAGCAAGACTTTTGCTGAGATGCCGACTGAGGCGAAAAACTCCCTCTCACATAGGGGGAAAGCGTTCAGGGCCATGGTCGAGTGGTTGAGAACGACTTATAAATCCCAGATATAG
- a CDS encoding 30S ribosomal protein S15: MRKGKEKGKSHSTRPPTLVPPKWLQYTPEEIETIIVELARKGYPPSMIGVILRDQYGVPLAKAVLGLEITEVLERYGMNPVIPEDLYNLIKKAVNLRRHLSEHPKDTHSQRGLIAVESKIHRLIKYYKRVGKLPSDWKYDPEGAKILTQRPLIPYTEVK; encoded by the coding sequence ATGAGGAAGGGAAAGGAGAAAGGAAAGTCACACTCTACGAGACCGCCGACGCTAGTACCACCGAAGTGGTTGCAGTACACACCTGAGGAGATAGAGACCATCATAGTGGAGTTAGCTAGGAAGGGGTACCCACCCTCGATGATTGGAGTGATTCTGAGGGATCAATATGGAGTTCCTCTAGCTAAGGCGGTGTTGGGTCTAGAGATCACCGAGGTTCTGGAGAGATATGGGATGAACCCAGTGATACCGGAGGATCTCTACAACCTGATAAAGAAAGCAGTCAACCTAAGAAGACACCTCAGCGAACATCCTAAGGACACGCATTCCCAGAGAGGTCTCATCGCTGTGGAGTCCAAGATACATAGGCTCATTAAATACTACAAGAGAGTGGGTAAGCTTCCTTCAGATTGGAAGTACGACCCTGAAGGAGCTAAGATCCTCACTCAGAGGCCCCTAATACCGTACACAGAAGTCAAGTAG
- a CDS encoding 30S ribosomal protein S3ae, translating into MSRAPQVKDKWKLKKWYKVLAPEVFGSAEIATTPAEDFSRVIGRTFEVSLFDLTGDFSKHHVMLKFQVVEVDGDVARTRFKGHELARDYMRSLIRRKSSKVSAIVNVTTSDGHTMRVTAISLTTYRCKTSQRNAIRREMMKVLAEKASQMNLAEFIKSIMLGTLATDIFVACKKIYPLRKVEIYKSKLLQATPSEGGEEVLPAPQA; encoded by the coding sequence ATGTCAAGAGCGCCGCAGGTTAAGGATAAGTGGAAACTGAAGAAATGGTACAAGGTGTTAGCACCAGAGGTTTTTGGGAGCGCCGAGATAGCCACAACCCCCGCAGAGGATTTCTCCAGAGTCATTGGCAGAACTTTTGAGGTCTCCCTCTTCGACCTCACAGGCGATTTCAGCAAACACCATGTAATGCTTAAATTCCAGGTGGTTGAGGTCGACGGCGACGTGGCACGCACTCGGTTTAAAGGACACGAGCTGGCTAGGGATTACATGAGATCCCTTATAAGGAGGAAGTCCAGTAAGGTCAGTGCCATAGTTAACGTGACCACCAGCGATGGTCACACGATGAGAGTCACCGCAATCTCCCTGACTACATACAGGTGTAAGACAAGCCAGAGGAACGCGATCAGGAGGGAGATGATGAAGGTGCTTGCCGAGAAGGCGTCCCAGATGAATCTCGCTGAATTCATCAAGTCCATAATGTTAGGAACTCTGGCAACCGACATTTTCGTCGCGTGTAAGAAGATATACCCGCTAAGGAAGGTTGAAATATATAAGTCGAAGCTACTTCAAGCCACACCCTCTGAAGGCGGTGAGGAGGTACTCCCAGCGCCTCAAGCATGA
- a CDS encoding sugar phosphate nucleotidyltransferase, with protein sequence MGELMEAILLAAGYGRGLEPLTHTRNKVLIPVIDKPLLEHHIDNLATLGVERVVIVSNYMADQVSGYVSRLAEKVSCDIKLVLQGKPLGTGDAARRGLEEVSSDYFLIIYGDVYVRFEDLKNIVKLGRNVIGAYEVSDPRRYGVLISEGSLLKGIVEKPESAHSNLVNAGVYILSQKLAKYLNDLPLSSRGEYELTDALTMLASEEPVHVYRLSYWKDLGRPWSLLELNKDLMSSWSRQVVKGSVEPGVTIKNPVYIDEGAEVLSGTYIVGPAYIGRNSVVGPNSYIRPYTVISSGSKVGYNVEVKESVLMSKVHVSHHAYVGDSIIGEGCNLGAGTITANLRFDERPVSYVVKGVRESTGRVKFGAVLGDFVKTGVDVSLMPGVKVGAYSWIYPGVVVTRDVPPCSVYVGENDLRELKGECRVDRGVWL encoded by the coding sequence ATGGGCGAGTTAATGGAGGCAATACTCCTCGCCGCCGGATACGGTAGAGGACTGGAGCCGTTGACCCACACAAGGAATAAGGTCCTGATCCCCGTTATTGATAAGCCATTGCTTGAACATCACATCGATAATCTAGCAACCTTGGGCGTTGAGAGAGTTGTAATAGTGTCCAACTACATGGCAGATCAGGTGAGCGGGTATGTGAGTAGGTTAGCTGAAAAGGTTTCATGCGATATAAAACTAGTCCTTCAGGGGAAACCCCTCGGCACTGGCGACGCCGCTAGGCGAGGGCTTGAGGAGGTCAGCTCTGACTATTTTCTAATAATCTATGGAGACGTCTACGTGAGGTTTGAGGATCTGAAGAATATTGTCAAGCTGGGGAGGAACGTTATCGGTGCTTACGAAGTCAGCGACCCTAGAAGGTATGGCGTTCTAATTAGTGAGGGCTCCTTACTTAAGGGTATAGTGGAGAAGCCCGAGAGCGCTCACTCCAACCTGGTCAATGCGGGGGTTTATATCCTCAGCCAGAAGTTGGCAAAGTACCTGAATGACCTGCCTTTAAGCTCTAGGGGTGAGTATGAGCTGACGGACGCTCTGACGATGTTGGCTAGCGAGGAACCAGTCCACGTCTATAGATTAAGCTACTGGAAGGATCTGGGAAGGCCTTGGAGCCTGCTTGAGTTAAATAAGGATCTAATGAGTTCCTGGAGCAGGCAGGTGGTCAAAGGTAGTGTAGAGCCTGGCGTCACGATCAAGAACCCTGTCTACATAGATGAGGGTGCGGAGGTCCTCTCCGGGACATACATAGTGGGTCCAGCCTACATAGGACGTAACTCCGTGGTGGGGCCAAACAGCTATATTAGACCCTACACAGTGATCTCAAGCGGTTCTAAGGTAGGGTATAACGTTGAGGTTAAGGAGAGTGTGTTAATGAGTAAGGTGCACGTATCACACCACGCCTACGTAGGAGACTCAATAATTGGTGAAGGTTGTAACCTAGGGGCCGGCACAATAACCGCTAACCTTAGGTTTGATGAGAGGCCTGTAAGCTATGTCGTGAAGGGTGTGAGGGAGTCCACCGGAAGGGTTAAGTTCGGTGCCGTGTTAGGGGACTTCGTTAAGACGGGTGTAGATGTCTCTCTAATGCCTGGGGTTAAGGTGGGGGCATACTCATGGATATACCCTGGGGTGGTGGTTACTAGGGACGTTCCACCCTGCAGTGTTTACGTGGGTGAGAATGATTTACGCGAGCTGAAGGGCGAGTGCAGAGTGGACAGGGGTGTGTGGCTCTAG
- a CDS encoding redox-regulated ATPase YchF, protein MLCLPPNPPLVGVIGKTNVGKSTFFSAATMIDVKIENRPFVTIEPNIGVAYVRVKCVHAELGLPRCDARNSICVSGERLIPVKLMDVAGLIKDAHKGRGLGNKFMDDLRQADVLLHVIDASGSTDEEGRPVTPGTYDPLEEVLSIETEVNEWFYGIISRDWLRFARGLDGMPWDQAIEAITKRVSGLSIRREHVILALKASGLEMSKPSSWRDEELRRFVVKLREVSKPMVVVGNKADIPESEDNVKRLTKELKDRVFIPASSIYEMVLRKAAKAGLVKYLPGDPDFTIVDEDKLNPKQRAVLERVREFMRKFGGTGVQQSLNTAVFKVLNMIVVYPVEDPHKYADSNGNVLPDAYLVRKGVTAQELAYLVHTDLGKGFLYALLAKESKRVGASYELRNNDVVKIVSAR, encoded by the coding sequence GTGTTATGCCTGCCTCCGAACCCCCCTCTCGTAGGGGTCATAGGCAAAACGAACGTCGGTAAATCCACTTTCTTTTCCGCGGCAACCATGATAGACGTCAAGATAGAAAACAGGCCTTTCGTGACCATAGAACCGAACATCGGGGTAGCTTACGTCCGAGTCAAGTGCGTTCATGCGGAGCTGGGGTTGCCTAGGTGCGACGCGAGAAATTCCATATGTGTGAGTGGGGAGAGACTAATACCGGTCAAGCTGATGGACGTTGCCGGTCTGATAAAGGATGCTCATAAGGGGAGGGGGTTAGGTAATAAGTTCATGGATGATTTACGGCAGGCTGATGTGTTACTTCATGTAATAGACGCCTCAGGCTCCACAGATGAGGAGGGGAGGCCTGTAACGCCAGGCACGTATGACCCGCTGGAGGAGGTGTTAAGCATTGAGACGGAGGTTAACGAGTGGTTCTACGGTATAATAAGCAGGGACTGGCTCCGTTTTGCTAGAGGGCTTGACGGCATGCCGTGGGATCAGGCGATTGAAGCGATAACCAAGCGGGTCTCAGGCCTCTCCATACGGCGGGAACACGTGATCCTGGCTTTGAAGGCCAGCGGCCTCGAGATGTCCAAGCCTAGTTCCTGGCGTGATGAGGAGTTGAGGAGGTTCGTGGTTAAGCTGCGTGAAGTCTCAAAGCCGATGGTGGTGGTTGGCAATAAGGCGGACATCCCTGAATCCGAGGATAACGTTAAACGCCTGACTAAGGAGCTTAAGGACAGGGTCTTCATCCCAGCAAGCTCTATCTATGAGATGGTCTTGAGGAAGGCCGCTAAGGCTGGGTTGGTGAAGTACTTGCCGGGCGATCCTGACTTCACGATAGTAGATGAAGATAAGTTGAACCCTAAACAAAGAGCAGTGCTGGAGAGGGTGAGGGAGTTCATGAGGAAGTTCGGAGGGACTGGGGTGCAGCAATCCCTGAACACAGCGGTCTTCAAAGTCCTTAACATGATAGTGGTGTACCCTGTTGAGGATCCGCATAAGTACGCCGACAGTAACGGCAACGTGCTGCCCGACGCTTACCTGGTTAGGAAGGGGGTGACTGCGCAGGAGCTCGCCTACCTAGTGCACACGGATTTAGGGAAGGGCTTCTTATATGCCCTACTGGCTAAGGAGAGCAAGAGGGTGGGCGCGTCATACGAGTTACGCAACAACGATGTGGTCAAGATAGTCTCGGCTAGATGA
- a CDS encoding 50S ribosomal protein L15e, with protein MGRSIYSHISEAWKDLESGAMRELMRERYISWRRGPTVARVERPTRLDRARAIGYEAKQGFIVARVRVKKGGLSKVRPNSGRRPKRMGVYGYAPEKPQQLIAEEKAARKFSNAEVLGSYWVGEDGIYEYFEVILVDPDHPAIRSDRDVSWIASPSQRGRVFRGKTAAGRRMRGLLGNRGVKGTHHWKWKKKAKERGLKRRHEASRGARLIVTRDKAKELGIEK; from the coding sequence ATGGGACGCTCAATATACAGCCATATCTCAGAGGCGTGGAAAGATCTCGAATCAGGCGCTATGAGAGAACTAATGAGGGAGCGCTACATATCGTGGAGGAGGGGACCTACAGTCGCCAGGGTTGAGAGACCCACAAGGCTTGACAGAGCCAGGGCGATAGGTTACGAGGCCAAGCAAGGCTTCATAGTGGCTAGGGTCAGGGTTAAGAAGGGAGGCCTGAGTAAGGTAAGACCTAACTCAGGCCGCAGACCTAAGAGGATGGGTGTGTATGGTTACGCTCCTGAGAAGCCGCAACAGTTGATAGCTGAGGAGAAGGCGGCCAGGAAGTTCAGCAATGCTGAGGTCCTCGGCTCCTACTGGGTAGGGGAAGACGGCATTTACGAGTACTTCGAGGTAATCCTGGTAGACCCTGATCACCCAGCGATAAGGTCCGACCGCGACGTAAGCTGGATCGCGTCACCATCGCAGAGGGGGAGAGTTTTCAGAGGAAAGACCGCAGCCGGCAGACGCATGAGAGGCCTCCTCGGCAATAGAGGTGTTAAAGGGACTCATCACTGGAAGTGGAAGAAGAAGGCTAAGGAGAGGGGATTAAAGAGGAGGCATGAAGCCTCAAGAGGCGCGCGCCTCATAGTAACGCGGGATAAGGCTAAGGAGTTAGGAATTGAGAAGTGA
- a CDS encoding RNA-binding domain-containing protein: protein MHRNLTLTNLTLTAFSHSTEDPAKVKQAVLNLLPPELRSGVIIEEQVAKGHYGNPIILITFRLKERESEVLAFKHVVCSLAVVDRSLLMATLPRRVGAKNSVIHLRLSKQEALLGRAILMDGDDVVRLSATVIGVRRVEDLIKYMEGVMRECEQGTLT from the coding sequence ATGCACAGGAATCTCACGTTAACTAATTTAACACTGACAGCGTTCTCACACAGCACTGAGGACCCTGCTAAAGTAAAGCAGGCCGTGCTTAATCTGCTGCCTCCCGAACTGAGGTCGGGCGTCATCATTGAAGAGCAGGTAGCTAAAGGGCATTACGGCAATCCTATAATATTGATCACGTTCAGGCTGAAGGAGAGGGAATCCGAGGTACTTGCCTTCAAGCATGTGGTGTGCTCGTTAGCGGTCGTCGACAGATCCCTCCTTATGGCTACCCTGCCTAGACGTGTCGGAGCTAAGAACTCGGTAATTCATCTGAGGCTCAGTAAACAGGAGGCTCTGCTAGGTAGGGCAATCTTGATGGATGGGGACGACGTCGTCAGGCTCTCCGCGACTGTAATAGGGGTTAGGAGGGTGGAGGACCTGATTAAGTATATGGAGGGGGTGATGAGGGAGTGCGAGCAAGGTACGTTGACCTAA
- a CDS encoding Rpp14/Pop5 family protein, translated as MLDSALMYEALLAVAVLALAASVLALFYVRVTHRKLRLISDSLNSRTVRQVIRGLEARTKPRRRYIIVRFVGLNDNLDCRKLQEYVDEAFIELYGKLNYSKASPKVLYLDTNSSRAIIRVRAQHKWKVLTALAVLERKGLVASLIPERTTGTYKKARKYLKTP; from the coding sequence GTGCTGGACTCAGCCCTAATGTATGAGGCGCTCCTTGCAGTGGCTGTGCTGGCCCTAGCGGCCTCGGTGCTAGCTCTATTCTATGTTAGGGTAACGCATAGGAAGCTTAGGCTTATTTCAGATAGTCTTAACTCGAGGACAGTGAGGCAGGTGATCAGGGGGCTTGAGGCGCGGACGAAGCCTAGGAGGAGGTACATTATTGTGAGGTTCGTGGGGTTGAACGATAACCTAGATTGCAGGAAACTCCAGGAGTACGTAGATGAAGCATTCATAGAGTTGTACGGAAAGCTGAATTATTCTAAGGCATCGCCTAAAGTGCTCTACCTAGACACGAACTCGTCTAGGGCTATAATCAGGGTGCGGGCGCAACATAAGTGGAAGGTGTTAACAGCTCTCGCGGTCCTGGAGAGAAAGGGTCTGGTTGCCTCACTAATTCCTGAAAGGACCACGGGAACCTACAAGAAGGCCAGAAAGTACTTAAAGACGCCTTGA
- a CDS encoding cobalamin B12-binding domain-containing protein, with protein sequence MTASTVDTMPQTMGLRRKVLVSKLGLDGHDRGAKVVARALRDAGFEVVYLGVHKSPEDVVEAAVEEDVAAIGISILSGSHLELVADLLKLMRERGVHIPLVVGGIIPPEDLNELKRLGVFDVFMPGTPLRKIVEVFEKACGVSNA encoded by the coding sequence GTGACCGCGTCGACCGTAGACACAATGCCTCAAACGATGGGGTTAAGGAGGAAGGTCCTTGTTTCCAAGTTAGGTCTTGACGGCCACGATCGCGGGGCTAAAGTCGTAGCGAGGGCCTTACGAGACGCTGGCTTTGAAGTGGTTTATCTGGGGGTCCACAAGTCTCCGGAGGACGTTGTGGAGGCGGCTGTTGAGGAGGACGTCGCCGCGATCGGCATCTCGATACTCTCAGGCTCCCATCTAGAGCTAGTGGCTGACTTACTCAAACTTATGAGGGAGAGGGGGGTTCACATCCCGCTCGTCGTCGGCGGGATAATACCGCCGGAGGACTTGAACGAGCTTAAAAGGCTGGGGGTGTTCGACGTCTTCATGCCGGGCACGCCCTTAAGGAAGATAGTTGAGGTCTTCGAGAAGGCTTGTGGGGTGAGTAACGCGTGA
- the mce gene encoding methylmalonyl-CoA epimerase, whose amino-acid sequence MKLDHIGIAVKSLEDSLKFYRDVLGLELEGVEEVPEENVRVAMLRVGDTHIELLQGTSPDSAISKFIEKRGEGIHHIAVGVEDVDRVVEDLKSRGALLTYDKAKLVSKGSRKINFIHPKSTGGVLLEVVERLGSHG is encoded by the coding sequence GTGAAGCTCGATCACATAGGTATAGCGGTCAAGAGTCTTGAGGACTCTCTGAAATTCTATAGGGACGTGCTTGGTCTCGAGCTTGAAGGCGTTGAAGAAGTTCCTGAGGAGAATGTTAGGGTCGCCATGCTCAGAGTCGGCGATACGCATATAGAACTCCTTCAAGGAACCAGCCCAGACTCAGCCATCAGCAAGTTCATCGAGAAGAGGGGTGAGGGGATACATCACATAGCTGTTGGTGTGGAGGACGTTGACAGGGTTGTTGAGGATCTGAAGAGTAGGGGGGCTCTCCTAACTTACGATAAGGCTAAGTTAGTCTCTAAGGGTTCTAGGAAAATTAATTTCATACACCCTAAGTCGACAGGCGGTGTTCTGCTTGAGGTAGTTGAGAGGTTGGGTAGCCATGGATGA
- a CDS encoding methylmalonyl-CoA mutase family protein, giving the protein MRGWVAMDDLKDLRERFNVWVKEVLEPTLRKSPEAKARFLTEEGLEVKGLYTPLDTEGTGWNYVDKLGFPGSYPFTRGVYPTMYRGRAWTIRQYAGFGSAEDTNERYRYLLNIGQTGLSMAFDLPTQLGLDPDNKLAWYEVGKVGVSMPSVREMDLVFQGIPMDKISTSMTINATAIEVLSMYVAVAESRGVSRSLLRGTVQNDILKEYIARNNYIYPPRPSMRYATDLIMYAAKNIPKWNSISISGYHFEEAGATPAMEVAFTLADAIEYVNWVIERGMNVDEFAGQLSFFFAARTNLFEQVAKFRAARRMWAKIMKDRFNAKDPRSMMLRFHTQTAGVLLTAQQPLVNLIRTTLQALAAVLGGTQSLHVNSYDEALSLPTEESVKLSVRVQQALLYEAGVVDSVDPLGGSYYIEWLTDQIEERAWRMIDEIDRLGGMIKAIELGYPQREIARASYEWQLKVEKGEVPIIGVNTLVEEEMPNVKILRVDPKVRERVIVRLDQLKRERDPVKVRGSLDSLRKAAEKEDVNIFPYIYEAIKSKATLGEVSQTLREVWGEWRAPEVY; this is encoded by the coding sequence TTGAGAGGTTGGGTAGCCATGGATGACCTGAAGGACTTAAGAGAGCGTTTTAACGTGTGGGTTAAGGAGGTCTTGGAGCCCACCCTAAGGAAATCTCCTGAGGCGAAAGCACGCTTCCTCACCGAGGAGGGGCTGGAGGTCAAGGGCCTCTACACACCCCTAGATACTGAGGGCACTGGATGGAATTACGTTGATAAGCTAGGATTTCCGGGCTCATACCCATTTACACGCGGCGTGTACCCGACCATGTATAGAGGTAGGGCATGGACTATAAGGCAGTACGCTGGCTTCGGTTCAGCCGAGGACACTAACGAACGTTACAGGTACTTACTAAACATCGGTCAGACAGGCCTTAGCATGGCTTTCGACCTGCCGACCCAACTCGGCCTAGACCCAGACAACAAGTTAGCCTGGTATGAGGTGGGCAAGGTAGGGGTCTCGATGCCTTCGGTGAGGGAGATGGATTTAGTCTTTCAAGGCATACCTATGGATAAAATATCCACATCCATGACCATAAACGCAACGGCGATCGAAGTGCTCTCAATGTATGTCGCGGTGGCTGAGTCCAGGGGTGTTAGTAGGTCCTTGCTTAGGGGGACCGTGCAGAACGACATTCTGAAGGAGTACATAGCGAGGAATAATTACATATATCCGCCGAGGCCCTCCATGCGTTACGCGACCGACCTTATAATGTACGCCGCCAAGAACATACCGAAGTGGAATTCCATAAGTATTTCGGGGTATCATTTCGAGGAGGCTGGTGCCACCCCAGCAATGGAGGTGGCCTTCACGCTGGCCGACGCTATAGAGTATGTTAACTGGGTCATCGAGAGGGGGATGAACGTGGATGAGTTCGCAGGGCAATTATCGTTCTTCTTCGCGGCTAGAACCAACCTCTTCGAGCAGGTAGCTAAGTTCAGGGCTGCTAGGAGGATGTGGGCCAAAATCATGAAGGACAGATTTAATGCAAAGGATCCAAGATCTATGATGCTCAGATTCCACACACAAACTGCAGGGGTCCTGCTGACGGCGCAACAGCCGCTGGTCAACCTGATAAGGACTACACTCCAGGCGCTTGCCGCAGTTCTGGGAGGCACTCAGTCATTACACGTTAACTCATATGATGAGGCGCTCTCACTACCTACGGAGGAGTCCGTCAAGCTCTCGGTCAGGGTTCAGCAGGCCCTACTCTATGAGGCTGGGGTCGTAGACTCGGTGGATCCGCTTGGCGGTTCATACTACATAGAGTGGCTCACGGATCAGATAGAGGAGAGGGCATGGAGGATGATTGACGAGATAGATAGGCTCGGCGGTATGATTAAAGCGATAGAGCTCGGATACCCGCAGAGGGAGATAGCAAGGGCTTCTTACGAATGGCAATTGAAGGTTGAGAAGGGGGAGGTACCAATAATAGGTGTGAACACTTTAGTCGAGGAGGAAATGCCCAACGTGAAGATACTGAGGGTTGACCCTAAAGTCAGGGAGAGGGTGATCGTCAGGCTAGACCAGTTGAAGAGGGAGAGGGACCCTGTCAAAGTCAGGGGGTCTTTAGACAGCCTCAGGAAAGCTGCCGAGAAGGAGGATGTCAACATCTTCCCCTACATCTATGAAGCGATAAAGAGTAAGGCAACTCTAGGTGAGGTTTCACAGACGCTGAGGGAAGTCTGGGGAGAGTGGAGGGCTCCAGAAGTCTATTGA
- a CDS encoding DUF371 domain-containing protein: protein MISSESTRYRIGLDIVRFKGHANVRATHETTFEITKDLELSPRGDCIIGVGADKALADLNRELREIIRSKDSLVVILIIDELGKRDVVLGSGDLQLELSDGRRLIVRKSSYVNSSTLAIRATKSAADLNRELIEDLKRGVHAEAYIIGLTTYG, encoded by the coding sequence GTGATTTCCTCGGAAAGCACTCGATACAGGATAGGACTTGATATCGTGCGTTTCAAAGGACATGCCAACGTGAGAGCAACACATGAAACTACTTTCGAGATAACTAAGGATCTCGAGCTAAGCCCTCGAGGGGACTGCATAATAGGGGTCGGCGCCGACAAGGCGCTGGCAGATCTGAACCGGGAGCTGAGGGAGATCATCAGAAGTAAGGACTCCCTAGTCGTCATATTGATAATTGATGAGCTCGGGAAACGTGACGTAGTGCTGGGTTCAGGAGACCTGCAACTTGAGTTAAGTGATGGGAGAAGGCTGATAGTACGGAAGTCCTCATACGTTAACTCAAGCACTCTAGCCATCAGAGCGACCAAGTCTGCGGCAGACCTTAACAGAGAGTTGATAGAGGACTTAAAACGCGGTGTTCATGCTGAAGCCTATATAATAGGCCTCACCACATACGGTTAG
- a CDS encoding protein-L-isoaspartate O-methyltransferase, with amino-acid sequence MAGFKVTSSDIFKARREELVRELVREGILRSKEVIDAMIKVPREEFVPPRYRDLAYSDTPLPIGFGQTISAPHMVAIMTEALKPSKGNKVLEVGAGSGYQAALIAEMVKPEGHVWTIEIVPELARFAEDNLRRTGYSDYVTVLVGDGSKGYPEAAPYDKIIVTAAAPSIPTPLASQLREGGRMVIPVGTAYMQVLKIVEKMEGSLSVEDSIHCVFVPLVGEYGFKRWGESSSIY; translated from the coding sequence TTGGCTGGGTTTAAGGTGACTTCAAGCGATATCTTTAAAGCTAGGAGGGAGGAGCTGGTTAGGGAGCTGGTTAGGGAGGGCATCCTCCGAAGCAAGGAGGTCATTGACGCTATGATTAAAGTTCCGAGGGAGGAGTTCGTTCCCCCGAGGTATAGAGACCTAGCTTACAGCGACACCCCATTACCCATAGGTTTCGGACAGACCATTAGCGCCCCGCACATGGTCGCTATAATGACTGAGGCGTTGAAGCCTTCTAAGGGGAACAAGGTCCTTGAAGTGGGTGCTGGCAGCGGATATCAGGCTGCTCTTATCGCCGAGATGGTTAAGCCGGAGGGCCATGTGTGGACTATCGAGATAGTGCCCGAGCTGGCGAGGTTCGCTGAAGACAACTTAAGGAGGACCGGCTACAGCGACTACGTGACCGTCCTGGTGGGCGATGGGAGTAAAGGTTATCCGGAGGCAGCTCCCTACGATAAGATAATAGTTACTGCCGCAGCACCGTCCATACCAACCCCCCTCGCCTCACAGCTCAGGGAGGGCGGCAGGATGGTGATCCCGGTTGGAACTGCTTACATGCAAGTGCTTAAGATAGTTGAGAAGATGGAGGGCTCTCTAAGTGTAGAGGATTCCATTCACTGCGTCTTCGTGCCTTTAGTGGGTGAGTACGGGTTTAAGAGATGGGGGGAGTCCTCAAGCATTTATTGA
- a CDS encoding 30S ribosomal protein S6e, with product MPEFKVILSDPESGEPKPVLVKVVGSDELSYGEDQKNGRVLTVCRINPKTKDMINAPLGVATLRIWKNKANKEKVSLSVRLVEDASVPEDTVIVPSAFLAEKVGSDTSLGEVFRAKSFQLTITGEKVNAFIGKKIGDTITASVLGLPAEWKLLITGGSDNSGFPMIAALQGGVKKALLLSEPPGFHPKDDGERRRKYVRGNTITEEIVQINTKLIR from the coding sequence ATGCCTGAATTCAAAGTGATATTGTCGGATCCGGAGTCCGGGGAGCCGAAGCCCGTCCTAGTCAAAGTTGTGGGCTCTGATGAGCTCAGCTACGGCGAGGATCAGAAGAATGGCAGGGTTCTGACGGTATGTAGGATCAATCCCAAGACAAAGGACATGATTAACGCACCGCTAGGTGTGGCGACTCTCAGAATATGGAAGAACAAAGCCAATAAGGAGAAAGTCAGCTTGAGTGTGAGGCTGGTTGAGGACGCCTCCGTCCCGGAAGATACGGTAATCGTCCCCTCCGCATTCTTGGCTGAGAAGGTCGGGTCTGACACGTCTTTAGGGGAGGTCTTCAGGGCTAAGTCGTTCCAGCTCACCATCACCGGTGAGAAAGTTAACGCATTCATAGGTAAAAAGATAGGGGACACCATCACTGCCTCGGTTCTGGGTCTACCGGCAGAGTGGAAACTGCTCATCACCGGGGGCTCGGACAACTCAGGCTTTCCTATGATAGCGGCGCTGCAGGGAGGAGTTAAGAAGGCACTGCTGCTGTCGGAACCCCCGGGCTTCCATCCTAAAGACGATGGCGAGCGTAGGAGGAAGTACGTGAGAGGGAATACAATAACGGAGGAGATAGTTCAAATCAACACTAAATTAATCCGCTAA